A stretch of Pseudomonas taetrolens DNA encodes these proteins:
- a CDS encoding CDP-6-deoxy-delta-3,4-glucoseen reductase, translated as MRVTLQPSGAVLETLPGERILDAAQRLGYECPQSCRNGNCHVCAALLVEGQVEQAGEVRDQGEVYTCLAAPLEDCVVLWDGVLALGELPVRSLACQLIECVDMGGDVWRVRLRAPAGKPPRYHAGQYLMLERENGEKSAFSLASAPHSGRDLELHVLVREDSARSLIEQLQRNRMVRVELPFGDTHLSELPDGPLVLIAAGTGMAQMHSLIEHCRKEGFRHPVHLYWGVRRPEDFYTLEEWDAWQQIPNLFLHKVVSDLCGWEGRCGLLHEAVCEDISDLKAVHVYASGSPAMIYGTLDALVSAGMDAHQMRADVFAYAPRG; from the coding sequence ATGCGTGTAACCTTGCAGCCATCAGGTGCGGTGCTGGAAACCTTGCCTGGTGAGCGGATACTGGATGCAGCGCAGCGCTTGGGCTATGAATGCCCGCAAAGCTGTCGCAATGGTAATTGTCACGTGTGCGCGGCCTTGCTGGTTGAAGGTCAGGTGGAGCAGGCAGGTGAAGTGCGCGATCAGGGCGAGGTCTATACCTGTCTGGCAGCGCCGCTTGAAGACTGTGTGGTGCTATGGGATGGCGTGCTTGCGTTGGGAGAGTTACCGGTGCGTAGCCTGGCATGTCAATTGATCGAATGTGTCGATATGGGTGGCGATGTGTGGCGGGTGCGCTTGCGGGCTCCCGCAGGCAAGCCGCCGCGTTATCACGCCGGGCAATACCTGATGCTGGAGCGTGAGAACGGTGAGAAATCAGCGTTTTCCCTGGCCAGTGCTCCGCACTCCGGGCGTGATCTTGAGTTGCATGTGCTGGTGCGTGAAGACAGCGCCCGCAGCCTGATCGAGCAACTGCAGCGCAACAGAATGGTCCGCGTAGAGCTGCCATTTGGCGACACGCATTTGTCGGAGCTGCCGGACGGCCCGCTGGTCTTGATCGCGGCGGGTACCGGTATGGCGCAAATGCACAGCCTGATCGAGCATTGTCGCAAAGAAGGCTTCCGGCATCCGGTTCATCTGTACTGGGGTGTCCGTCGTCCTGAAGACTTCTACACCCTGGAAGAGTGGGACGCGTGGCAACAGATCCCCAACTTGTTCCTGCACAAGGTGGTGAGCGATCTGTGTGGTTGGGAAGGGCGTTGCGGGCTATTGCATGAAGCTGTGTGTGAAGACATAAGCGACCTCAAGGCTGTGCATGTTTATGCCAGCGGCTCACCGGCCATGATCTACGGCACGCTGGATGCACTGGTCAGTGCCGGGATGGACGCGCATCAAATGCGCGCTGACGTGTTTGCCTACGCACCCCGGGGCTGA
- the glpT gene encoding glycerol-3-phosphate transporter, whose translation MFAFFRPAAHRAPLPEEKIDSTYRRLRWQIFAGIFFGYAGYYLLRKNFSLAMPYLIDEGYTRGQLGLAMSAIAIAYGLSKFLMGLVSDRSNPRFFLPFGLLISAGVMFIFGFAPWATSSVTMMFILLFINGWAQGMGWPPSGRTMVHWWSQKERGGVVSVWNVAHNVGGGLIGPLFLLGMAWFNDWHAAFYVPATVALLVALFAFITMRDTPQSVGLPPIEQYKNDYPAGYDSSHEDEFSAKEIFVKYVLRNKMLWYIALANVFVYLLRYGVLDWAPTYLKEAKHFTVDTTSWAYFFYEWAGIPGTLLCGWMSDKIFRGNRGLTGIVFMSLVTVATLVYWLNPPGNPTVDMIALFSIGFLIYGPVMLIGLQALELAPKKAAGTAAGFTGLFGYLGGSVAASAAMGYLVDHFGWDGGFVLLISACLLAIAFMIPTLRHKNVASEGRAVEA comes from the coding sequence ATGTTTGCTTTTTTCCGACCTGCCGCACACCGGGCACCTCTGCCCGAAGAAAAAATAGACAGTACGTACCGACGCCTGCGCTGGCAGATTTTCGCTGGTATTTTCTTTGGCTACGCGGGCTATTACCTGCTGCGCAAGAACTTTTCGCTGGCCATGCCCTACCTGATTGACGAGGGTTATACCCGCGGGCAGCTGGGTCTCGCCATGTCCGCGATTGCCATCGCTTACGGGCTATCAAAATTCCTCATGGGACTGGTCTCTGACCGCTCTAACCCGCGCTTTTTCCTGCCCTTCGGCTTGCTGATTTCAGCCGGGGTCATGTTCATTTTTGGATTTGCACCTTGGGCAACATCCAGCGTGACCATGATGTTCATCTTGCTGTTTATTAACGGCTGGGCACAGGGCATGGGCTGGCCGCCAAGCGGCAGGACCATGGTTCACTGGTGGTCGCAGAAAGAACGCGGCGGCGTAGTGTCCGTGTGGAACGTGGCGCACAACGTGGGCGGCGGTTTGATCGGCCCACTGTTTTTGCTGGGCATGGCCTGGTTCAACGATTGGCACGCGGCGTTTTACGTTCCGGCCACCGTTGCCCTGCTAGTCGCGTTGTTTGCCTTTATCACCATGCGCGACACTCCGCAGTCGGTCGGTTTGCCGCCGATTGAGCAGTACAAGAATGATTACCCGGCCGGTTACGATTCCAGCCATGAAGACGAATTCAGCGCCAAAGAGATCTTCGTCAAATACGTGCTGCGCAACAAAATGCTGTGGTACATCGCCCTGGCCAACGTGTTCGTTTACCTGCTGCGCTACGGCGTTCTGGACTGGGCACCTACTTATCTCAAGGAAGCCAAGCACTTCACCGTAGATACAACCTCGTGGGCGTACTTCTTTTACGAGTGGGCAGGTATTCCGGGCACGCTGCTGTGCGGCTGGATGTCGGACAAAATCTTCCGGGGCAATCGCGGCCTGACCGGCATCGTCTTCATGTCATTGGTGACCGTCGCCACACTGGTTTACTGGCTTAACCCACCGGGCAATCCGACGGTAGACATGATCGCGCTGTTCTCCATCGGCTTCCTGATTTACGGACCCGTAATGCTGATCGGTTTGCAGGCGCTGGAGTTGGCACCGAAGAAAGCAGCCGGTACGGCCGCAGGGTTCACCGGGCTGTTTGGCTACCTCGGCGGTTCGGTGGCGGCCAGTGCGGCAATGGGCTACCTGGTTGACCACTTCGGTTGGGATGGCGGTTTTGTGTTGCTGATCAGTGCATGCCTGTTAGCAATAGCCTTTATGATCCCGACACTGCGCCACAAAAATGTAGCCAGTGAAGGGCGTGCAGTCGAAGCTTAA
- a CDS encoding sn-glycerol-3-phosphate transporter yields the protein MLAYASVALAQSDTPTRDKDFWYVQTSVYTKHFSPDPEHNNNQDLIGLEYHDGSGWLVGGATFRNSFRQRSYYAYAGKRFESDTYPVYLKLTGGLLEGYHGEYQDKIPLNRFGVAPVIIPSVGAHYGPVAAELVLLGANAAMITTGLRF from the coding sequence ATGCTGGCTTACGCCAGTGTGGCACTGGCGCAAAGCGACACGCCCACCCGCGACAAAGACTTCTGGTATGTGCAAACCAGCGTCTATACCAAGCACTTTTCGCCCGACCCGGAGCACAACAACAATCAGGATTTGATTGGCCTTGAATACCACGACGGCTCAGGCTGGCTTGTGGGGGGCGCAACTTTTCGCAATTCATTCAGGCAACGCTCGTATTACGCCTACGCCGGTAAACGCTTTGAGAGTGACACCTACCCGGTCTATTTGAAGCTGACCGGTGGCTTGCTGGAGGGCTATCACGGTGAATATCAGGACAAGATCCCGCTCAACCGTTTCGGCGTCGCGCCCGTCATCATCCCGTCCGTGGGCGCCCATTACGGCCCGGTGGCCGCCGAGCTGGTGCTGCTCGGCGCCAATGCAGCCATGATTACAACCGGTTTGCGCTTCTAG
- a CDS encoding EVE domain-containing protein, producing MAYWLMKSEPDEFSIKDLQKIGEARWDGVRNYQARNFIRAMAEGDAFFFYHSSCPEPGIAGIGRIVQAAYPDPSALDPESHYFDPKASVEKNPWSALQVAHVQTFPKVIKLDYLKQQSALADMPLVQKGSRLSVMPVTDDQWAAVLGLL from the coding sequence ATGGCCTACTGGTTGATGAAATCCGAACCTGATGAGTTCTCGATCAAGGATTTGCAGAAAATCGGCGAAGCGCGCTGGGACGGCGTGCGCAATTACCAGGCTCGCAATTTTATTCGAGCCATGGCCGAGGGCGACGCGTTCTTTTTTTATCACTCAAGCTGCCCCGAGCCCGGAATTGCCGGGATTGGTCGAATCGTCCAGGCGGCTTACCCGGACCCCAGCGCACTCGATCCAGAGAGCCATTATTTCGACCCCAAGGCCAGCGTCGAGAAAAATCCCTGGAGTGCGTTGCAAGTGGCCCACGTGCAAACCTTCCCCAAGGTCATCAAGCTCGACTACTTGAAACAGCAAAGTGCCTTGGCCGACATGCCCCTGGTGCAAAAAGGCAGTCGGCTTTCCGTCATGCCGGTGACGGATGATCAATGGGCTGCCGTGCTGGGCTTGCTCTGA
- a CDS encoding ABC transporter permease: protein MHKLSHILRLGLKELTSLRHDSVLLLFLVYAFTVAIYMPAAGSIIGVHNASVAIIDEDHSTLSRKLGESLLPPEFQPPQPLPYDQLDPSMDSGQYTFVINVPANFQADLLAGREPSVQVNVDATAMSQAFMGAGYIGRIFQRELLDYTSQADAGAKTPVKISSRALFNANLEGGWFLAVIQIVNNITILAIVLTGTALLREREHGTLDHLLVLPLTALEIMLAKIWSNMLVVVLCTWISLEVVVKWALGVPLAGSLTLFLLVTALYLFASTALGIFLATLARSTPQFGLLAIPVIIPMLLLSGGSTPLDSMPEWLQWVMQCSPSTHFVSLSAAILFRDAGINVVWPDLLALTGIGLVFFAIALARFRKSLAS, encoded by the coding sequence ATGCACAAGCTTTCGCACATCCTGCGCCTGGGCCTCAAAGAGCTGACCAGCCTGCGCCACGACAGCGTTCTGCTGCTGTTTTTAGTCTATGCCTTCACCGTGGCGATCTATATGCCGGCCGCGGGCTCAATCATTGGTGTGCATAACGCCAGCGTTGCCATTATCGATGAAGACCACAGCACGCTGTCCCGCAAGCTCGGCGAGTCACTGTTGCCACCTGAATTCCAGCCACCACAGCCCTTGCCTTACGATCAACTCGATCCGTCGATGGACAGCGGCCAATACACGTTTGTCATCAACGTGCCGGCCAACTTTCAAGCCGACTTGCTGGCCGGACGCGAGCCGAGTGTACAGGTCAACGTCGACGCCACGGCCATGAGCCAGGCGTTCATGGGCGCGGGCTATATCGGCCGGATTTTCCAGCGTGAGTTGCTCGATTACACCAGTCAGGCCGACGCTGGCGCGAAAACCCCAGTGAAAATCAGCAGCCGCGCCCTGTTCAACGCCAATCTGGAAGGGGGCTGGTTTTTGGCAGTGATCCAGATCGTCAACAACATCACCATTCTGGCCATCGTATTGACCGGCACTGCACTCCTGCGTGAACGTGAGCATGGCACTCTCGATCACTTGCTGGTTCTGCCGCTGACTGCGCTGGAAATTATGCTGGCGAAAATCTGGAGCAACATGCTGGTGGTAGTGCTGTGCACCTGGATATCACTGGAAGTAGTGGTGAAATGGGCACTGGGCGTGCCCCTGGCCGGGTCGTTGACCCTGTTTTTGCTGGTGACCGCGCTGTACCTGTTCGCCAGTACCGCGCTGGGGATATTCCTCGCCACGCTGGCTCGCTCAACACCGCAGTTCGGCTTGCTGGCGATCCCGGTCATCATCCCAATGCTCTTGCTCTCGGGGGGCAGTACACCACTGGACAGCATGCCCGAGTGGTTGCAATGGGTGATGCAATGCTCGCCATCGACCCACTTCGTGAGCTTGAGCGCAGCGATTCTGTTTCGTGATGCCGGCATAAACGTGGTGTGGCCGGACCTGCTGGCGCTGACCGGTATTGGCCTGGTGTTCTTCGCCATTGCGCTGGCGCGGTTCCGCAAGAGCCTGGCATCTTAG
- a CDS encoding 5-formyltetrahydrofolate cyclo-ligase, with protein MIEPAPPTRPQLRRMLRKARRELSPCEQRRAARGLYRQLAQHPLFRRSRHISLYLPTDGEISPHLLLREAQRRGKITYLPVLSAWPRTKMVFQRISPGEKLIPNRYRILEPRINRARQRKIWALDLILLPLVGFDATGGRLGMGGGFYDRSLAYQSRRQSWRKPILLGLAHECQKVERLAQASWDVPLQGTVSDEHWYVAH; from the coding sequence ATGATCGAACCTGCGCCGCCTACCCGCCCGCAACTTCGCCGAATGCTGCGCAAAGCCCGCCGCGAACTATCGCCCTGCGAGCAACGTCGGGCCGCCCGCGGCCTGTACCGGCAGCTGGCGCAACATCCGCTGTTCCGCCGCTCCCGACACATCTCGCTGTACCTACCCACAGACGGTGAAATCAGCCCGCATTTGCTGCTGCGTGAAGCTCAGCGACGGGGCAAGATTACCTACCTGCCTGTGTTGAGCGCATGGCCCAGAACCAAAATGGTCTTTCAGCGAATTTCCCCCGGCGAAAAGCTGATCCCCAACCGCTATCGCATTCTCGAACCGCGCATCAACCGCGCACGCCAACGCAAGATCTGGGCACTCGACCTGATACTGCTGCCCTTGGTGGGTTTTGATGCAACGGGCGGAAGGCTGGGCATGGGCGGCGGCTTTTATGACCGCAGCCTGGCGTACCAAAGCAGACGCCAAAGCTGGCGCAAGCCGATATTGCTGGGGCTGGCCCACGAATGTCAGAAAGTCGAGCGTCTGGCTCAGGCCAGCTGGGATGTACCGTTACAAGGTACCGTCTCGGACGAGCACTGGTACGTCGCGCACTGA
- a CDS encoding flagellar basal body-associated protein FliL: MNAWIVLMLALFLPMAAVAEEAEDAAAKISYITLSPPFVGNYGLDGGSKLKVYKADISLRVTGADAAKAVKANDPLIRNQLVGLFTQQASDGMSNVEAKEKLRQEALKQVQQVMSDETGKPMVDDLLFNNLIVQ; the protein is encoded by the coding sequence GTGAACGCGTGGATCGTATTGATGCTGGCCCTGTTTTTGCCGATGGCGGCGGTCGCTGAAGAGGCAGAGGACGCCGCTGCAAAGATCAGCTATATCACTCTGAGCCCGCCGTTCGTGGGCAATTACGGGTTGGATGGCGGCTCGAAACTCAAAGTGTATAAGGCCGATATATCACTGCGGGTGACAGGTGCCGATGCAGCCAAAGCGGTTAAAGCCAATGACCCGCTGATCCGCAATCAGTTGGTGGGGTTGTTTACCCAGCAAGCCAGCGACGGGATGAGCAATGTCGAGGCCAAGGAGAAGTTGCGTCAGGAAGCCCTGAAGCAGGTCCAGCAAGTGATGAGCGATGAGACAGGCAAACCGATGGTAGATGACTTGCTGTTCAACAATTTGATTGTTCAGTAA
- a CDS encoding HlyD family secretion protein, producing MSKNHRISHYFVIPLALLLIAAGGFGYWKSLQDRLPEGISMGNGRLESTEVQIASKIPGRLAEVLVDEGDRVVRDQLLARLDTRTLEASRNQAEAEVLRARETLAANEANVQLRQSEKRLASQELKRFRQLSERGFASGQQLDQQQARFDTSNAAVTAAQAQVAAARAAIGASQARVAQLTSEIDDSSLRAPIDGVIQLRLAEPGEVLGAGGRVFMMIDPSDQYMNLYLPASVVGKLTVGADARIVLDALPEQPLPAKIAFVAAKSQFTPKEVETRDERQKLVFRVKLRLNDPSAVPQAKPGMPGAGYVRTADVDWPANLQ from the coding sequence ATGTCAAAGAATCACCGTATTTCCCATTATTTCGTTATTCCTTTGGCCCTCTTGCTGATTGCAGCAGGCGGGTTCGGTTACTGGAAGTCTCTGCAAGACCGCCTCCCGGAAGGCATCAGCATGGGCAACGGTCGACTCGAATCCACAGAAGTCCAGATCGCCAGCAAAATCCCGGGCCGTTTGGCTGAGGTTCTGGTGGATGAAGGCGATCGCGTTGTCCGCGACCAATTGCTGGCACGCCTGGACACCCGAACCCTTGAGGCCTCTCGCAACCAGGCCGAGGCCGAAGTCTTGCGTGCCCGTGAAACCCTGGCTGCCAACGAGGCCAATGTTCAACTGCGCCAGAGCGAAAAGCGACTGGCCAGCCAGGAACTCAAGCGTTTTCGCCAACTGTCCGAGCGCGGGTTTGCCAGCGGCCAGCAACTCGACCAGCAACAAGCACGCTTCGACACCAGCAACGCCGCCGTAACGGCAGCCCAAGCTCAGGTCGCGGCAGCCAGGGCGGCGATTGGTGCCAGCCAGGCCAGGGTTGCGCAGCTCACCAGCGAAATCGATGACAGCAGCTTGCGCGCCCCTATCGACGGGGTGATCCAGCTGCGCTTGGCCGAACCCGGTGAAGTACTCGGAGCAGGCGGACGCGTGTTTATGATGATCGACCCCAGTGACCAGTACATGAACCTGTACTTGCCCGCGTCGGTGGTCGGCAAGCTGACCGTCGGCGCTGACGCGCGCATCGTACTCGATGCCCTGCCCGAGCAGCCCCTGCCCGCCAAAATTGCTTTTGTCGCTGCCAAGTCGCAGTTCACCCCCAAAGAAGTCGAGACCCGCGATGAACGCCAAAAGCTGGTGTTCCGTGTCAAGCTGCGCCTGAATGACCCGAGTGCCGTACCGCAAGCCAAGCCGGGCATGCCGGGCGCTGGTTATGTACGCACAGCCGACGTGGACTGGCCGGCTAATCTGCAATGA
- the rbbA gene encoding ribosome-associated ATPase/putative transporter RbbA has product MNDLVLNARGISHRYGQQQALLDITFSLPKGTRCGLIGPDGAGKSSLLGLIAGVKKLQQGSLEVLGGPIDDRRHRNTLYPLIAFMPQGLGGNLYPELSIRENIRFFGTLFGLSNHDCEQRMTSLLRATDLDRFAERPAGKLSGGMKQKLGLCCALIHEPDLLILDEPTTGVDPLSRRRFWELVDDVRRQRPLLTLLVATAYMEEAEQFEHCLMLDRGQLIAAGLSRELVDATPTGKLDDAFTHFQGDSGHNSEPLVIPPRAQDNSDIAIEAHDLTLRFGDFTAVNKVSFAIGRGEIFGFLGSNGCGKTTTMKVLTGLMPATEGSAKLLGNPVNAKDLATRKRVGFMSQSFSLYGELSVRQNLVLHAQLFDMPKAESQTRIEELILRFDLGDVADQQSGELPLGLRQRLSLAVAVLHRPEVLILDEPTSGVDPAARDDFWRLLIELSREQGVTIFLSTHFMNEAQRCDRISLMHAGQVLACDTPAALQQQFKGETLEAAFVTCLERAQSEPAARDPEPRDTTSSTPNAPPPPSKNGFSLARLTAVASRESKELLRDKVRMAFALLGAVFMMVIFGYGISLDVENLAFAVYDQDQSPQSRAYLEAFRSSRYFEEHAPIQSADELHKRLQRSEIKIALEIPPGFGRDLYAGRQPTVAAWLDGGMPFRAETSRNYVEAVHTANLGQLAAQSSPAQNKQAVAKLETRFRYNQDVISVNAIGPGVMALILAFIPAMLTALGIVREKELGSITNFYATPLTRLEFLLGKQAPYLAVSLINLGLLVAMNRWLFGVPFKGSGLTLAVGGLLYVLATTSMGLLISAFTRTQIAAILGTMIITSLPTIQFSGLIVPRSSLDGSAALMGMLFPAGHFLDIAVGTFTKALDLRQLWPQCLALLGFFIAFTGLSLIMLKKQEV; this is encoded by the coding sequence ATGAATGACCTGGTGCTCAATGCCCGCGGCATCAGTCACCGCTACGGTCAGCAACAGGCGCTGCTCGATATCACCTTCAGCTTGCCCAAAGGTACGCGCTGCGGATTGATCGGCCCGGACGGCGCGGGCAAATCGAGCTTGCTGGGGCTGATTGCCGGGGTCAAAAAGCTTCAACAAGGCAGTCTGGAAGTGCTCGGCGGCCCAATTGATGACCGCCGCCATCGCAACACCTTGTACCCGCTGATCGCCTTTATGCCCCAAGGCTTGGGCGGGAATCTGTACCCAGAGTTGTCGATCCGCGAAAACATCCGCTTTTTCGGCACCCTTTTCGGCCTGTCCAATCATGACTGCGAGCAGCGCATGACAAGCCTGCTGAGGGCCACTGACCTTGACCGCTTTGCCGAACGTCCGGCAGGAAAATTATCCGGTGGCATGAAGCAAAAGCTCGGGCTGTGCTGTGCGCTGATTCATGAGCCGGACTTGTTGATCCTCGATGAGCCCACCACCGGCGTCGATCCGCTGTCACGCCGACGGTTCTGGGAGTTGGTGGACGACGTACGCAGGCAGCGACCGCTACTGACGCTGCTAGTAGCGACCGCCTACATGGAAGAGGCTGAGCAGTTTGAACACTGCCTGATGCTCGACCGCGGCCAGTTGATTGCGGCCGGGCTGAGCCGCGAACTGGTTGACGCCACGCCCACTGGCAAGCTCGATGATGCCTTCACCCATTTCCAGGGTGACAGTGGGCATAACAGTGAACCCTTGGTAATTCCGCCACGTGCTCAAGACAACAGCGACATCGCCATCGAAGCCCATGACCTGACGCTCAGGTTTGGCGATTTTACGGCGGTGAACAAGGTCAGTTTTGCCATTGGCCGGGGGGAGATTTTCGGTTTTCTGGGCTCCAATGGCTGCGGCAAAACCACCACCATGAAAGTCCTCACGGGGTTGATGCCGGCCACTGAGGGCAGCGCAAAACTGCTGGGCAACCCGGTGAACGCCAAGGATCTGGCCACCCGCAAGCGCGTGGGATTCATGTCCCAGAGTTTCTCGCTGTATGGCGAACTGAGCGTGCGGCAAAATCTGGTGCTGCATGCTCAGTTGTTCGATATGCCCAAGGCTGAAAGCCAGACCCGCATTGAAGAGCTGATCCTGCGCTTCGACCTGGGCGACGTAGCTGACCAGCAATCCGGTGAGTTGCCGCTAGGTCTGCGTCAGCGCCTGTCGCTGGCGGTAGCGGTGCTGCATCGTCCTGAGGTGCTGATCCTTGATGAGCCGACATCTGGTGTGGATCCGGCCGCGCGCGATGACTTCTGGCGCTTGCTGATTGAACTGTCGCGCGAACAAGGTGTGACGATCTTTTTGTCCACCCACTTCATGAACGAAGCCCAGCGCTGCGACCGAATCTCGCTGATGCACGCGGGCCAGGTCTTGGCCTGCGACACACCCGCGGCACTACAGCAGCAGTTCAAGGGAGAAACGCTGGAAGCCGCCTTTGTCACCTGCCTGGAACGCGCGCAAAGCGAGCCTGCAGCCCGTGATCCTGAGCCGCGTGACACAACCAGCTCCACCCCCAACGCACCCCCTCCTCCGAGCAAGAACGGTTTTAGCCTGGCCCGCTTAACTGCAGTCGCCAGCCGCGAATCCAAAGAACTATTGCGCGACAAGGTGCGCATGGCCTTCGCCTTGCTGGGTGCGGTATTCATGATGGTGATTTTTGGCTACGGCATTTCGCTGGATGTCGAAAATCTCGCCTTTGCCGTTTATGACCAGGATCAAAGCCCTCAAAGCCGTGCTTACCTCGAAGCCTTCCGCAGTTCACGCTACTTCGAAGAACACGCCCCCATTCAAAGCGCGGACGAGTTGCATAAACGCCTGCAACGCTCAGAGATCAAAATCGCGCTGGAGATCCCGCCTGGCTTCGGCCGTGATCTCTATGCCGGGCGCCAGCCCACCGTCGCGGCATGGCTCGACGGCGGCATGCCATTTCGTGCCGAAACCAGCCGCAACTATGTTGAAGCAGTACACACCGCCAATCTTGGACAGTTGGCGGCGCAAAGCAGTCCTGCACAAAACAAGCAGGCAGTGGCCAAACTCGAAACCCGTTTCAGGTACAACCAGGACGTGATCAGCGTGAATGCCATCGGGCCAGGCGTGATGGCGCTGATCCTTGCGTTTATTCCGGCCATGCTGACCGCCCTGGGCATCGTGCGTGAGAAAGAGCTGGGGTCAATTACCAACTTCTATGCCACGCCACTCACTCGGCTCGAATTCTTGCTCGGCAAACAGGCGCCCTATCTGGCTGTCAGCCTGATAAACCTGGGATTGCTGGTGGCGATGAACCGCTGGCTGTTCGGCGTTCCGTTTAAAGGCAGCGGCCTCACTCTGGCTGTCGGCGGGTTGCTGTATGTACTGGCCACCACCAGCATGGGTCTGCTGATATCCGCGTTTACCCGTACCCAGATCGCGGCGATTCTCGGCACCATGATCATCACCAGCTTACCGACCATTCAGTTCTCGGGGCTGATCGTGCCACGCTCATCCCTCGACGGCTCGGCAGCGCTGATGGGCATGCTGTTTCCGGCCGGGCACTTTCTCGACATTGCCGTGGGCACCTTCACCAAAGCGCTGGACCTGCGCCAGCTGTGGCCACAATGCCTGGCGCTGCTGGGGTTCTTTATTGCCTTTACCGGGCTGAGCCTGATCATGCTCAAGAAGCAGGAGGTATGA
- a CDS encoding gamma-glutamylcyclotransferase, which translates to MTAIESACLNSPYPPRLDLGAPLTPEQLQHSLQDTLARHKGGPIWLFAYGSLIWRPECPAVERVRGRVHGYHRGLYLWSHEHRGTPQWPGLVFGLDRGGSCSGFAYRLPEENLDTALEALWRREMPVPSYRPHWLSCRLEDGSRVQALGFVLERHLPSYAGNLSDGILSQVLANASGRYGTTRDYVEQTMSALRSHAMPDRNLEARLKRCRSVEP; encoded by the coding sequence ATGACTGCCATTGAATCTGCCTGTTTAAACTCACCCTATCCCCCGCGACTCGATCTTGGGGCGCCATTGACGCCCGAACAGCTTCAGCACTCCTTGCAAGACACACTGGCGCGCCATAAAGGCGGACCGATCTGGCTTTTCGCCTATGGTTCTCTGATTTGGCGTCCTGAGTGTCCGGCAGTCGAGCGTGTCCGGGGCCGCGTGCATGGCTACCATCGAGGGTTGTATTTGTGGTCCCACGAGCATCGCGGCACGCCGCAATGGCCCGGCCTGGTATTTGGTCTGGACCGTGGCGGTTCGTGCAGTGGCTTTGCCTACCGCCTGCCTGAAGAAAACCTCGACACTGCGCTTGAGGCTTTATGGCGACGTGAAATGCCGGTGCCATCCTATCGACCGCACTGGCTAAGCTGCCGGCTCGAAGATGGGAGTCGGGTACAGGCATTGGGATTTGTGCTGGAGCGACATTTGCCCAGCTACGCGGGCAACCTGTCAGACGGCATACTGAGCCAGGTATTGGCCAATGCCAGCGGACGCTATGGCACCACTCGCGATTATGTCGAGCAGACCATGAGCGCCCTGCGTAGCCACGCCATGCCAGATCGAAACCTGGAGGCGCGGCTCAAGCGCTGTCGTTCAGTCGAGCCTTAA